The region GTGTTAAAACTTTTGAACCAGCCATCTTCGAGTAAACCACCTGTAAGCATTAGTTGGATGGCTCCTCCAAGATTTAGCTTGATTAATAATTTCCAAACAATATTTTTAATCCTCCTGATCATTTAATCCTTATTAAATATATCAATGTTGTTGTTTTTTTTTTGAGCCCATTCAGATGGATTTTTCCATTTTACAATTATAGATTTTAAAGTGTTAATCTCATTAGTATGATAAAATTTTGTTAAATACAAAATCAATGGGAATAATAGAACTAGCACTAATTTAAAAGTTAAGTTTATCAATAATAATTCTATCTGAGTGACATAATTTATAAATAATAAAATACTACTGATTAAAAAAAGTAAAAGTAAACGTAATACTTCGAAATTTATTTTATAATATTTATTAGACATGATAAATGAGAAAAAGTAAAGGAATATAAACGCAATCAAAGTGTTAACTGCTGCACCCATTATCCCATATATTGGAATGAAAATAAAATTGAGTATAATATTCAAAACGGCAGATACTATTGTTATGATTGCTATGTATGTTGTCTTGGATGTCAGATACATTCCTAATGATGAGATTAAACTCATTCCGAAAAACACATAAGCAAACAAAATTACAGGAACAACTTCATAAGCCGGCAGATAAGAACCGCTGCCGGAAAATAGTTCAATTATTTCTTTACTGAAAATTGACAGTGCCAAAGCTCCCCAAACAAGGAAATATGAAGCATAAGTCATAATCTTCACGTAGTAATCTTTATCTCCCGGCTGCTGATAAACTTTATAAGCAACCGGCAATAAGGTTAAAGAAAGAGGCATTATCATAAACATATTTAATATACCTGCTACACGATAACCTAATTCATATAATCCAAGTGCTTCCTCTGAGTCCAGAAATTTTATTAAAAACCGGTCACTAATGTTTAATAATGTCATTGATAAAGCACTGAATATTAAAGGTAATCCGAACTTTAATGAAGCAGTTAAAATGTTTTTTTCAAATCTATACTCCATTAACTTTAACATAAACGGAGTTAAGATAATTAGTGTTACTATTTCAGAAATTAACTGACCATATAAAACACCATTAATACCGAGTTCAAGCGAGGTTACTAAATAAACAGTTGCAGCTATAAGCACAAATAACTTAATAAGACTTATAACCGTAAACGAGACTGATTTTTCATCAGCCCTTAGTTTATTTTGAAATACATTAGTAATAATTGATACTACAACTATGTAGATTGCAATTCTGAGGGATGAATAATAGTCATTATAATTTCCTAAAATCTTTGCTAACCATGGGGCACCAAATTCTCCAATTACAATAAAAACAAGTGCAGAAAATATTACAAACAAGGTGAGAGTAAAGAGAATAGATTTTTTTTTATCTATGTATTCAATCTGATTATTGAATTTTAATATTGACTGGTTTTGACCAAGGACAACAATCTGAATCATAATTGTAATTATAGCAAGGACAAGCCCAAGCCTTCCGAATTCTTCTACAGTAAAATAACTCGTGTATATAGGAAGTAAAATTATACCGGATGCTTTTGTAGCAACATTACTGATACTATAAATAAAAGAATGTTTTAAGAAGTATTTAAATTTGTCAAGCATTAAAGAGCTAATTCATTTATTGAGAGTCTGTAAAATAATTTGTGTAAATGAGTTTTATTGTTAAAGAACATTTATTAATCTCTCATCAAAAATAATTGATAAATGTGATAATGCAACAGTCCAGTTTTGCACCGGCATAATAGTCCACTTTTTAGAGATATCTCTGTAAACTAAGAAAAGCATTTTTTTCAGTGCATCATCATTAGGAAAAATGCTTCTTTGTTTTGTAACCTTTCTAAACTGACGATGCACAGCCTCAACTGCATTGGTAGTGTAAATGATTTTTCTAATTTCATCAGGGTATTTGAAAAACGTAGAAGCGTGCTGCCAGTTCTGCCTCCAGGTTCTGATTGATAAAGAATATTTCTTTCCCCAGTTTTCTTCAAATCTGTCGAGAGCAATAAGAGCAGCTTCTTCAGTTGGTGCTGAATAAACTAATCGAAGTTCTTTCATAAATGACTTCTGATCTCTGCTTGCAATGTATCTAAGTGTATTCCTGATTAAGTGAATGATACAAAGTTGTATTTCTGTTCCAGGGAAAACCGTATTGATTGCCTCTGGAAAACCTTTCAATCCATCAACACAAGCAATCAGAATATCCTGGAGACCCCGGTTCTTTAATTCAGTTAAAACACTAAGCCAGAAGTTAGAACCTTCAGCTTCACTTACCCACAAGCCCAGTAGATCCTTTCTACCGGTAATATCAAGCGCCAGGCAAGTGTAAGCTGCTTTATTAGTTACCTTTCCTTCGCTGGTTACTTTGTAATGAATGGCATCAAAAAAGACTATTGGGTAAACTGATTCAAGTGGTCGATTGTGCCACTGTTTTGCCAGATCGATTATTTTATCAGTTATTTGGGATACAAGTGTTGCACTTATATCCAGACCGTAGAATTCTTGTACGTGTGATTGTATATCTCTTGTGGTCATTCCTTTTGCATACATTGAGATAATTTTATCTTCAATTGGTCCAAGAGTTCTCTCATACTTTTTTACTATAACCGGCTCAAATGAACCATTGCGATCTCTGGGTACTGTAAGTTCTATTTCTCCGTAGTCATTCTTTAGAGTCTTGTGGGTTTTACCATTGCGGCTGTTACCGGTGTTCTTTCCTGCGGGTGAGTATTTTTCATACCCGAGGTGTTCGGTAAGTTCTGCATCAAGTATTCCTTCAAGGGAGGCTTTAATGATTTTCTTGATAGCTCCGTTTTCTCCCATCAAGTCTTGATAGGTCTTTGCTGTTTTTAGATCGGCTTTAAGCTGCTCGATCATTTCGGGAGTTAGTTCCATTGTGTAAATCTCCTTTTGGCTAATAGTTAAATGTAATTAGTTTTTTAGCAAATGAAAACCCCGAAGGATTTTCGCCAAGTTAAGTGCTGTTCCGCGGAGTTTATCCCGATGAATATCGGGGCTACACAGCACTTAACTAATTTCTTACTTTAACCATTTACACAGAATTATTTACACTCCCACTAAGTGACTTTATACCACTATAAATGGATTAAACTATAAAATTATATCTTGTAGCTTTAGAATAATGTAAAAGTCATCCTCGTATAAGTAAGACTTAAATAATTTAATATTTTCTTGTATTTTATATTTTTCAAGTAATAAATGAGTAACGTTATATTTTTTAATTAAAGTACTTATTACACATGTGTTTAGCGTACTATCACAATTAACGATTTTATCTGCAAGTATTACTCTACTATACCATTCAACTAATTCTTCGGATTTATATGGGTGGGATTTAAAGTCGATAAATACTGGAACCCCTGTTTCTAATCTAAAATTTTCCATTTGAAGCGGAACAACATACTGGTCATAAATTTGCCTGTTTTGCCTAACAAAATTAAATACTTTATCAGTTATGTAGCTTGTATGTGTATTAGCGTAGATCTTATAATTTTTAATACCTAAAATACTGAACAAAAAGATTAAAGATATCATTGGAAAAATCAAATAGGATTTTGTATTAGCAGAAAGGTAATTTTCCAATAACCCAAATGTCAAATTATACATAAGTATTATTGAAAGAAGAGGCATTAAAATCACTGAAATTCTCCACGGGAATAGCAGTCCAAGCTCAATAGAATTAGTGATTAGCTGAATAATAGATAAAATTATTAGCAATACCACAGGAATAATTAGTATTATTTTGAACTTTCTATTTTTAATAAAAAAAATAGATAATACAAGTAATAAATATTTGAGAGTTGATTCGATATTCAACCAGTAAACAATATTTGCATGGTGAGGAATTCTGTAATTATATAAAATCTTTTTTGCATCAACACCCGTAGATTCTAAGGGAAGATAAAATGACATATAAAAAATTATTACCGGTACCATTAAAAAAATAAAAATAAATATTATCTTATAAAGATTTTTGTATTTATGTAATATTAAATACACGCAATAACTCGTAAAAAATATTAAAACTGAAAGAAGATAGGAGGCGTGAAAATATACAGTAATAATTAAAAATATTATTGATAATCTAATTTTTCTTTTAATGAAAAAATACAGTGAGATAAAAATAAAAACACCAAAAATAGACGGTTCAAAACTCTTTCCGATAAGATATTGACCGGCAACACCATCTGTAAAAAAAGATGTAAGATAGAAGTTTAAATACTTAGTTGCTAATAATGTTAATTCATTAGAATAGAGGAAGATTATTATTAGATACACAAAAAGTTTCGAGTAGAAACTAGTTAGATTTAAGATATTTATAATTATTCCAAATAAAGTCCAAAAGTATACTACAAGGACAAGATAATACATAACAACGAAACTAATTTTCCCACCAATTGGGTAAAGAACTTTAACTAAATAACTAAAAACGGGGAAAGGATCTTTTGTTTTGGCTAGCCAATCATTTCCCAAATTGCCAAAATCTATAGAGGCTAGTCCGTGAATGAAATAAGTATTCTGATTTGCATAAAACAAAGGTTTTGGGGGTGTAGTAGATATAACCAAACCAAAAGTTAAAAAAATAACAATAGCAAAATTTTTTGAGTAGATTAGTATTGTTTTCTTAATATCTATTTTTTTGTCTATATCCAATAAATTTTACTCTTTTACCAGACTTTTTCTTCTCAAATTAAACCCGACAGAAACAAACAATCCGAGTACTACAAGTGAACTTAATATTAATGACAGGTTTTTTGCAATTACAAACGATTCAGGTAAATACTCGAAGTGAATCTTGTGTTCGCCAGCCGGAACTACTATCCCTCTAAAATCATGATTGGTTCTGTATATCATTGTTTCTCTCCCATCAATGTATGCTTTCCAGCCGGTAGAGATTTTAAATATTTTGTAATCAGCTTCACCTGAGATATATGTATCACCTAAAAACAAAAAATTATTTCCGCTTGCATTAACTTTTAAGTAAATGTTCTCATTATCATACTTTTCAATATTCACAAAAGCAGTGCTGTCAGGTCTATCAATCTTAAGATCAGCGTTTTCAACAAATGCAACTTCCTTTGGATCAAACTGATCATTTTTTACGTTATTAAGTATTTCAATTGCTGTTGCCTTTTGCACCGAATTAACAAAATATGCTCGAGGTAAAACGTTTTGATTAAGATAAACAAAATCTTTTTCACCGGAATAAACAGGGACTAATCCCTCGTATTTATAAGGTTTATCAAATACCACATATTTTGTATTTGTCATTCTCCAAAAA is a window of Ignavibacterium sp. DNA encoding:
- a CDS encoding oligosaccharide flippase family protein, coding for MLDKFKYFLKHSFIYSISNVATKASGIILLPIYTSYFTVEEFGRLGLVLAIITIMIQIVVLGQNQSILKFNNQIEYIDKKKSILFTLTLFVIFSALVFIVIGEFGAPWLAKILGNYNDYYSSLRIAIYIVVVSIITNVFQNKLRADEKSVSFTVISLIKLFVLIAATVYLVTSLELGINGVLYGQLISEIVTLIILTPFMLKLMEYRFEKNILTASLKFGLPLIFSALSMTLLNISDRFLIKFLDSEEALGLYELGYRVAGILNMFMIMPLSLTLLPVAYKVYQQPGDKDYYVKIMTYASYFLVWGALALSIFSKEIIELFSGSGSYLPAYEVVPVILFAYVFFGMSLISSLGMYLTSKTTYIAIITIVSAVLNIILNFIFIPIYGIMGAAVNTLIAFIFLYFFSFIMSNKYYKINFEVLRLLLLFLISSILLFINYVTQIELLLINLTFKLVLVLLFPLILYLTKFYHTNEINTLKSIIVKWKNPSEWAQKKNNNIDIFNKD
- a CDS encoding DUF6798 domain-containing protein → MDIDKKIDIKKTILIYSKNFAIVIFLTFGLVISTTPPKPLFYANQNTYFIHGLASIDFGNLGNDWLAKTKDPFPVFSYLVKVLYPIGGKISFVVMYYLVLVVYFWTLFGIIINILNLTSFYSKLFVYLIIIFLYSNELTLLATKYLNFYLTSFFTDGVAGQYLIGKSFEPSIFGVFIFISLYFFIKRKIRLSIIFLIITVYFHASYLLSVLIFFTSYCVYLILHKYKNLYKIIFIFIFLMVPVIIFYMSFYLPLESTGVDAKKILYNYRIPHHANIVYWLNIESTLKYLLLVLSIFFIKNRKFKIILIIPVVLLIILSIIQLITNSIELGLLFPWRISVILMPLLSIILMYNLTFGLLENYLSANTKSYLIFPMISLIFLFSILGIKNYKIYANTHTSYITDKVFNFVRQNRQIYDQYVVPLQMENFRLETGVPVFIDFKSHPYKSEELVEWYSRVILADKIVNCDSTLNTCVISTLIKKYNVTHLLLEKYKIQENIKLFKSYLYEDDFYIILKLQDIIL
- a CDS encoding IS256 family transposase translates to MIEQLKADLKTAKTYQDLMGENGAIKKIIKASLEGILDAELTEHLGYEKYSPAGKNTGNSRNGKTHKTLKNDYGEIELTVPRDRNGSFEPVIVKKYERTLGPIEDKIISMYAKGMTTRDIQSHVQEFYGLDISATLVSQITDKIIDLAKQWHNRPLESVYPIVFFDAIHYKVTSEGKVTNKAAYTCLALDITGRKDLLGLWVSEAEGSNFWLSVLTELKNRGLQDILIACVDGLKGFPEAINTVFPGTEIQLCIIHLIRNTLRYIASRDQKSFMKELRLVYSAPTEEAALIALDRFEENWGKKYSLSIRTWRQNWQHASTFFKYPDEIRKIIYTTNAVEAVHRQFRKVTKQRSIFPNDDALKKMLFLVYRDISKKWTIMPVQNWTVALSHLSIIFDERLINVL